A DNA window from Hevea brasiliensis isolate MT/VB/25A 57/8 chromosome 2, ASM3005281v1, whole genome shotgun sequence contains the following coding sequences:
- the LOC110640048 gene encoding uncharacterized membrane protein At1g75140 isoform X2 — translation MLLQWQTPTKAILLHKLDELVRNLSEVVARLETKLSESVKVVAPLEGSQNREQDRFNQIKSDGKRSVVKVQEEGIEEKTRDGERARAVSVTKYSPFWSEKFQFVSAVKLDSDATCINVLPFRDFEGLSKYVAVGDDQGRVYVFSRNGDVLVDFYTLCDSPVTAMLSYLSVYKNECIVVTGHENGVVLVHKVREGLNGEEWGSLSMENVGKSMPNDHLEGLAITILEVHHVGRSRYILSSSVGGKIRVFRENGTVHGSAMPTSRPLTFLKQRLLFLTESGAGSLDLRSMKVRESECEGLNQTLVRNYVFDATERSKAYGFTSEGDLIHVLLLGDVMNFKCRVRSKRKFDMDEPIAMQAIKGYLLVVNEEKVFVYNVSTQHYVRVGGPRLLFSAGLDEIRSSFLNYQVVDAINGWRRLIPLIASDHEKLVVLGLGSGYVGMYRSNLPVFKGEFNTMLWTSPVLFFILFLFVAWQFFAKKKEALTSWGPDDPFTSTSATTGAPLASSSGDRSFVDSSSRRDELMDLRAGGLRGPSRSYVSPSQYPGGAATNSFSTGTTDTNTRPASVDPNYRTSSELKYRGPTLESTVFPKRRENLYVNNQVVDDSS, via the exons ATGCTTCTCCAATGGCAAACACCCACCAAGGCAA TTTTATTGCACAAACTTGATGAATTAGTGAGGAACCTCAGTGAAGTAGTTGCTAGATTAGAGACAAAATTATCCGAGTCGGTTAAAGTAGTGGCACCTTTAGAGGGTAGTCAGAATCGAGAacaagatagatttaatcagataaAATCTGATGGTAAAAGATCGGTTGTTAAAGTCCAAGAAGAGGGTATCGAGGAAAAAACTCGAGATGGGGAGAGAGCAAGAGCTGTTTCTGTTACAAAATACAGTCCATTTTGGTCAGAGAAGTTTCAGTTTGTGTCTGCGGTGAAATTAGATTCGGATGCAACTTGTATTAATGTTTTGCCATTTCGAGATTTTGAGGGTCTTAGTAAGTATGTGGCTGTTGGGGATGATCAAGGCAGGGTTTATGTGTTCTCAAGGAATGGGGATGTTTTGGTTGATTTTTACACACTCTGCGATTCGCCGGTTACTGCAATGCTATCATACTTGTCAGTTTATAAGAACGAATGCATTGTCGTGACAGGACATGAGAATGGTGTGGTTTTGGTGCACAAAGTTCGTGAAGGTCTGAATGGAGAAGAATGGGGTTCATTATCTATGGAAAATGTAGGTAAGTCTATGCCCAATGATCATTTGGAAGGCTTAGCTATAACTATTTTGGAAGTACATCATGTTGGGAGATCAAGGTATATCTTGTCATCGAGTGTTGGTGGGAAGATTCGTGTTTTTAGAGAAAATGGGACAGTTCATGGCTCTGCTATGCCGACAAGCAGACCACTTACATTCTTGAAGCAGAGGCTTTTGTTCTTGACAGAGAGTGGTGCAGGGTCATTGGATTTAAGGAGCATGAAAGTCAGGGAATCAGAATGTGAAGGATTGAATCAAACTCTTGTTCGGAATTATGTATTTGATGCTACTGAACGGTCAAAAGCATATGGATTTACATCAGAGGGTGATTTGATTCATGTATTATTGTTAGGAGATGTAATGAACTTCAAATGCAGGGTTAGATCTAAAAGAAAGTTCGACATGGATGAACCCATTGCAATGCAAGCCATTAAGGGGTATTTGCTTGTTGTCAATGAAGAGAAGGTTTTCGTGTATAATGTTTCGACTCAGCACTATGTTAGGGTTGGTGGACCTCGGCTTCTGTTCTCTGCTGGTTTGGACGAGATCAGATCATCATTTCTAAATTATCAAGTGGTGGATGCAATTAACGGTTGGAGGAGGTTGATACCCTTAATAGCCAGTGACCATGAAAAACTTGTTGTTCTTGGCCTTGGAAGTGGGTATGTGGGAATGTATCGCTCTAATCTTCCAGTATTTAAAGGAGAATTCAATACAATGCTATGGACAAGCCCTGTGTTGTTCTTCATACTCTTTCTATTTGTAGCATGGCAATTCTTTGCTAAGAAGAAGGAAGCTCTTACATCATGGGGACCGGATGATCCTTTTACTTCCACATCTGCCACAACTGGTGCTCCATTAGCATCAAGCTCTGGGGACAGATCATTTGTCGATTCTTCTTCAAGAAGAGATGAACTTATGGACTTAAGGGCTGGTGGGTTGAGAGGTCCATCAAGGAGTTATGTTTCGCCTTCACAATATCCGGGGGGAGCAGCAACCAACTCCTTTAGTACAGGCACTACTGATACCAACACTAGACCTGCTTCTGTTGATCCTAATTACAGAACATCTTCTGAACTAAAATATAGAGGTCCAACCCTGGAATCTACTGTTTTCCCTAAAAGAAGGGAGAATCTATATGTAAACAATCAAGTTGTGGATGATAGCAGTTGA
- the LOC110640048 gene encoding uncharacterized membrane protein At1g75140 isoform X1, translating to MANTHQGKLLSFLYLLFILASILLNYSSSAPTQLDHDEHHSPYHESETETTTQSYQQEVLLHKLDELVRNLSEVVARLETKLSESVKVVAPLEGSQNREQDRFNQIKSDGKRSVVKVQEEGIEEKTRDGERARAVSVTKYSPFWSEKFQFVSAVKLDSDATCINVLPFRDFEGLSKYVAVGDDQGRVYVFSRNGDVLVDFYTLCDSPVTAMLSYLSVYKNECIVVTGHENGVVLVHKVREGLNGEEWGSLSMENVGKSMPNDHLEGLAITILEVHHVGRSRYILSSSVGGKIRVFRENGTVHGSAMPTSRPLTFLKQRLLFLTESGAGSLDLRSMKVRESECEGLNQTLVRNYVFDATERSKAYGFTSEGDLIHVLLLGDVMNFKCRVRSKRKFDMDEPIAMQAIKGYLLVVNEEKVFVYNVSTQHYVRVGGPRLLFSAGLDEIRSSFLNYQVVDAINGWRRLIPLIASDHEKLVVLGLGSGYVGMYRSNLPVFKGEFNTMLWTSPVLFFILFLFVAWQFFAKKKEALTSWGPDDPFTSTSATTGAPLASSSGDRSFVDSSSRRDELMDLRAGGLRGPSRSYVSPSQYPGGAATNSFSTGTTDTNTRPASVDPNYRTSSELKYRGPTLESTVFPKRRENLYVNNQVVDDSS from the coding sequence ATGGCAAACACCCACCAAGGCAAGTTGCTCTCTTTTCTCTATTTGCTTTTCATTTTGGCTTCAATTTTGCTGAACTACTCTAGCTCAGCCCCTACCCAACTTGATCATGACGAACACCACTCTCCTTATCATGAATCTGAGACTGAAACTACAACTCAATCCTACCAGCAGGAAGTTTTATTGCACAAACTTGATGAATTAGTGAGGAACCTCAGTGAAGTAGTTGCTAGATTAGAGACAAAATTATCCGAGTCGGTTAAAGTAGTGGCACCTTTAGAGGGTAGTCAGAATCGAGAacaagatagatttaatcagataaAATCTGATGGTAAAAGATCGGTTGTTAAAGTCCAAGAAGAGGGTATCGAGGAAAAAACTCGAGATGGGGAGAGAGCAAGAGCTGTTTCTGTTACAAAATACAGTCCATTTTGGTCAGAGAAGTTTCAGTTTGTGTCTGCGGTGAAATTAGATTCGGATGCAACTTGTATTAATGTTTTGCCATTTCGAGATTTTGAGGGTCTTAGTAAGTATGTGGCTGTTGGGGATGATCAAGGCAGGGTTTATGTGTTCTCAAGGAATGGGGATGTTTTGGTTGATTTTTACACACTCTGCGATTCGCCGGTTACTGCAATGCTATCATACTTGTCAGTTTATAAGAACGAATGCATTGTCGTGACAGGACATGAGAATGGTGTGGTTTTGGTGCACAAAGTTCGTGAAGGTCTGAATGGAGAAGAATGGGGTTCATTATCTATGGAAAATGTAGGTAAGTCTATGCCCAATGATCATTTGGAAGGCTTAGCTATAACTATTTTGGAAGTACATCATGTTGGGAGATCAAGGTATATCTTGTCATCGAGTGTTGGTGGGAAGATTCGTGTTTTTAGAGAAAATGGGACAGTTCATGGCTCTGCTATGCCGACAAGCAGACCACTTACATTCTTGAAGCAGAGGCTTTTGTTCTTGACAGAGAGTGGTGCAGGGTCATTGGATTTAAGGAGCATGAAAGTCAGGGAATCAGAATGTGAAGGATTGAATCAAACTCTTGTTCGGAATTATGTATTTGATGCTACTGAACGGTCAAAAGCATATGGATTTACATCAGAGGGTGATTTGATTCATGTATTATTGTTAGGAGATGTAATGAACTTCAAATGCAGGGTTAGATCTAAAAGAAAGTTCGACATGGATGAACCCATTGCAATGCAAGCCATTAAGGGGTATTTGCTTGTTGTCAATGAAGAGAAGGTTTTCGTGTATAATGTTTCGACTCAGCACTATGTTAGGGTTGGTGGACCTCGGCTTCTGTTCTCTGCTGGTTTGGACGAGATCAGATCATCATTTCTAAATTATCAAGTGGTGGATGCAATTAACGGTTGGAGGAGGTTGATACCCTTAATAGCCAGTGACCATGAAAAACTTGTTGTTCTTGGCCTTGGAAGTGGGTATGTGGGAATGTATCGCTCTAATCTTCCAGTATTTAAAGGAGAATTCAATACAATGCTATGGACAAGCCCTGTGTTGTTCTTCATACTCTTTCTATTTGTAGCATGGCAATTCTTTGCTAAGAAGAAGGAAGCTCTTACATCATGGGGACCGGATGATCCTTTTACTTCCACATCTGCCACAACTGGTGCTCCATTAGCATCAAGCTCTGGGGACAGATCATTTGTCGATTCTTCTTCAAGAAGAGATGAACTTATGGACTTAAGGGCTGGTGGGTTGAGAGGTCCATCAAGGAGTTATGTTTCGCCTTCACAATATCCGGGGGGAGCAGCAACCAACTCCTTTAGTACAGGCACTACTGATACCAACACTAGACCTGCTTCTGTTGATCCTAATTACAGAACATCTTCTGAACTAAAATATAGAGGTCCAACCCTGGAATCTACTGTTTTCCCTAAAAGAAGGGAGAATCTATATGTAAACAATCAAGTTGTGGATGATAGCAGTTGA